DNA from Podarcis muralis chromosome 13, rPodMur119.hap1.1, whole genome shotgun sequence:
GGTGAAAGGGGGAACAAATGAGTCTTGAGGCGGCTGCAAACCAGAGCTTTTGctcccaattctctctctctctccctataaACAGGAGATTGCGGGCATTTACAACGTCCCTTTGGGCTCGCTCAGGACCAATGTCGAAGGTAAAGAAGGGGCTCCAGTGTGCAAATAGattataaggttaccagatttttcccaatgaatctggggacacttttcaacttcaatggattttgtatggggactgctttgtaaatctggggaaGCAGGGACGTCTGGTAGCCTTAGATTAGCGGCTCCCTACAGGGGTGGTTTGGagcgcgagtggcgctgtggtctaaaccacggagcctcttgggcttgccgatcggaaggtgggcggttcgaatccccgcgacaggatgagctcctgttgctcggtccctgctcctgccaacctagcagtttgaaagcacgtcaaagtgcaagtagataaataggtaccgctccagcgggaaggtgaacggcgtttccgtgtgctgctctggttcgccagaagcagcttagtcatgctggccacatgatccggaagctgtacgccggctccctcgtccagtaaagcgagatgagcaccgcaaccccagagtcggccacgactggacctaatggtcaggggtccctttacctttacaggggtGGTTTGGGattcgggtggcactgtggtctaaaccacagagcctagggcttgccaatcggaaggttggcggttcgaatccccgcgacggggtgagctcccgttgctcggtccctgctcctgccaacctagcagttcaaaagtgcgtcaaaagtgcaagtagataaataggtaccactccggcgggaaccatgctctctggtttccgtcacggtgtccccttGCActggaagcggtttagtcctgccaGCCGcatggcccggaaagctgtctgcggacaaacgccagctctgagcccagcttcggctggggagggcgggatataaataaaattttatttttattattattattatagctcccttggcctgaacgtgagatgagcgctgcaaccccagagtcgcctttgactggacctaaccgtccgggggtcctttaccttttaccttttgcaGGGGTGGTTGTGCCCCTGGGGATGATACTGGGATCACCTACAGGGGGCGTTAAGAGGCAGTTTTATTGTTGAAAGGCCACCTCTCCTGGTCTCCCCCACAGAGGAGCTTAAGGTTCATGAATATTCATAATTTAGAGGTCccaggaagtcagattatcctccaccagggcctgggccttctcagtggtggctccgacctggtggaatgctctgtcctaggagaccagggccctgcaggatttaagctccttccgtcgggcctgtaagacaagagctattccgcctggcctttaatttgaatccagcctgatcttttattcctcttccttccctttttatgaagattacccgctctgagaccccacagctaattctccccatgTCTCCTCGCCGGCCCAtttaggactaatttagccagctagccctggtgatcatctaatgtttattggatggatttcccccctaaattgatttttgaattctgaatttattgttattcacattttatacggtattttatgctgcttcttgttgcatcaattaagtgttttaaatttgtcgttagctgccctgagcctggttttctgaaccgggaagggcggggtataaataaaaatttattattatttattattattattattactgctcctCCCTTTTCCGCTTCCTCCCCAGAGCTGAAGAAAGCCGGTTTTGGAGAGCAGTCCCAGTACGAGTGCCTTGTGGCCGAAGTCCCCGCCGAAGAGAAAAGCAAGGAAGGTAATGAGGGGATGAGCCGAATCATGTCCAATCTTGCGATAGACATGATCCGGCTCGCAGGGAGAAGCTGCTACTGCTGCGATTGAGGCACAAGTGGGTGGTTTGGAaatgccagcaaggctgaacTCCTGCGTAACATTATTTATTTTGCTCCACACCCAGGCTACACCCTTATCGGGTACACCCTCTTCTCGTACACCTATAACACCTGGAGGGGAAAGAACATCTACATGGACAATCTGTACGTCATGCCGGAATTTAGAGGTACGGATGGGGAGGTAGCGGTCGAATCCTGTCCTCACGGCGGCCAGCCGCTTTGGGAaatccgcaagcaggattcgaacgcaagacCAGCGTTCTCTCGTCCTGTGGTTTGCAGAAAtttgcattcagaagcattacgaATAGCCACGTGTTATTTTAGCGGGGcgaaaccttttctttttttttagccaATTTTAGCGGTGATGGGGGGGGcggtcttaaaaatatgtttttgggtgtgcggaatccaactcttcaattctcttTTGGATCGGACAACATTGGTCTCTGTGTTTGACGAAGGAGCACACAATCTGCTTCCGGAAAACCAggggaattttaattttacctcctGAAAATGTCACGTAatcgtagaatcgtagagttagaagggacccaaaggtcatctagcccaaccccttgcgatgcaagaatctcagctaaagcacccacgacagatggccatccagcctctgcaataattaataataataataataataatataatgctgtattgtttttaacacttgattgggagatgccctgagtggctgggcaaattcggccagatgggtggggtatagataataaattattaaaaattattaaataataataataataataataataataataataataataataataagcagcagcagcagcaaccacaaccacaactgcaagtacttggcaatcccTTTTAACgatttctgtgcaattttacaCCTGTTTGCTTACCAAGAAAAACCAAATTACAGCAACCTAACCAGAATATCTTTGGAATTCCCAAGTCACGTTACAAGTTTTTAGCACCCTCGTAATATTTCAGATTTGAAGGTTGAAGAATTCAATGCGCACCGAAGACGCGCCCCTTTTCTGCGGATCAAgggtgcagcagctgctcttgaaAAAGCCCTctttgtgcttcatgatgggccaGGGTTTAagagaggggtcagcaaactttttcagcagggggccggtccactatccctcagaccttgtggagggccggactatattttgggaaaaaataataatgaacaaattcctatgcccatcaaaaaacccagagatgcattttaaataaaaggacacattctgctcgtgtaaaaatacgctgattcccggaccgtccgtgggccggattgagaaggtgattgggccggatccggcccccggaccttaggttgcctacccatagattaaaaaaagggggggggagccctgaccattaggtccagtcgtggccgactctggggttgcggcgctcatctcgctttattggccgagggagccggcgtacagcttccgggtcatgcggccagcaggactgagccgcttctggcaaaccagagcagcgcacggaaacgccgtttaccttcccgccggagcggtacctatttatctacttgcactttgacgtgctttcgaactgctaggtgggcaggagcagggaccgaggaacgggagctcaccccatcgtggggattcgaaccaccgaccttctgattggcaagtcctaggctcagtggtttagaccacagtgccacccgcgtccctaagagaaggaataaaggcaaaggtaaagggacccctgagcgttaggtccagtcgtggccgactctggggttgcggcgctcatctcgctttactggccgagggagccagcgtacagcttccgggtcatatggccagcaggactaagccgcttctggcgaaccagagcagcgcacggaaacgccgtttacattcccgctggagcagtacctatttatgtactctcagtggtgtgctttcaaactgctaggttggcaggagcagggaccgagcaatgggagctcaccctgtcgcggagattcgaaccgccgaccttctgatcggcaagccctaggctctgtggtttgacccacagcgccacctgcgtccccacccATGGTTTAAGAGGCTGTAGAATGGCTGGAGCTGAGCAGGTTTGGCCAGAGCTCAGGTGAGAGGCCAACTGGGGTCCCCTGGAAGTGCCACAAAATTCTTACCACCCTGGGTTGTATCTTCAGAGAGAAGCGGCGGTATCAATGCAGTCACCTCAGGATGGATAGAATCCACCTTTCCCCTGCTCAGTTTATCATGGAATCCGAGAGATGTCGAGTTGGACTGGgacccccagaggtcatccagcccaacccgcttcGCCATGTCAGAATCGCAGCctaagaatccctggcagatgccctctCCGTTCAGAAACCTCCAGCGAGGGGGAATCTGCCTCCTTCCAAGGTCACAGAGTtgtggaattgtagagtcgggTACCCTCagaggtcatccatcccaaccctctTTCGCCACGTAGGAATCGCACCCAGAACACCCTACCCTAACAGGCTTCTTCTGGTTCTCCTTCCTCACAGGGAGGCGGATCGGGAAGGCCCTGATGGAGCAGGCGGGTGAGGTGAGTTGtgtgttcagggatgcaggagaggatatattgcctGGTTATAGCCTTTCTAACtcgtgttaacaagttccacaatttagcagagtaacattccccgtTTTAAACTCGcagtggatgcgtttgctcaggctcgctaaagcctctagaacaggggtgtcaaactcaaattcatcgggggccgcatcagcagtttggtcaccctcaaagggccggttgtatctgtaggactatgtgcccactctttattatcataaattattgtcactgcattcaattattactgttttttgtaataatgtaagtaataactagctctgaaagcagaaacataGCCAGAATAATGGCAAGTAGATATTCAAATGTACAATTATTGTACAATTTATTGAAAAATGATTTTTGGTAACAgacagtaatttatttatttttaaacatacaaaTATTGCCAAACACTGTTTATTACACATATGGCTTGTCTCCATTAATCACAAACATGTATTCACTTTCCCATCTCTCCTGAAATTGCCTTCCCTCTGcatcaacttttcttttcttggacATTTTTGGGTTATTTGATTGTAGTTTATGGTCCCTATACCACTGTCAAGTGACACGGAAGTGGTCAGTATATCCAAAGTTTACCGCTCAGACTTTTAAGCAGAATAataagcagacccccccccccttattagcagacccccctcccccccacatacATCATATGTACTtacagtacaggagagaagggttcaggcagccgtcacatcacaggatggcatgcgctcaacataaaacaagtggaggtttcctgtgtagaacggccggcgccgctacagggcagacgttctctggcttgtaggctgcc
Protein-coding regions in this window:
- the LOC114581888 gene encoding thialysine N-epsilon-acetyltransferase-like, which translates into the protein MSFAIRPCAPKDLKDIMRLVKEIAGIYNVPLGSLRTNVEELKKAGFGEQSQYECLVAEVPAEEKSKEGYTLIGYTLFSYTYNTWRGKNIYMDNLYVMPEFRGRRIGKALMEQAGEVALRQGVRQLRMHVSSQKADVLSFIERRGGENLTDKDGWHLLRFPNEALRRLAAESRF